The following coding sequences lie in one Zingiber officinale cultivar Zhangliang chromosome 2B, Zo_v1.1, whole genome shotgun sequence genomic window:
- the LOC122046956 gene encoding uncharacterized protein LOC122046956 — MTTPFVLWRGMPTAPRATMRMPTTASHDYEDAHGRLAQRPQGCLSRSRGRPQLPHTGMKKNAVAGKPPSSLPMTTPPPTTISSLKFGLLSSIHTKSVNAKVDSIYLSAYIDDGAVKTTASH; from the exons ATGACAACCCCCTTCGTGCTTTGGCGAGGGATGCCCACTGCCCCTCGCGCGACGATGAGGATGCCCACGACCGCCTCGCACGACTACGAGGATGCCCACGGTCGCCTCGCGCAGCGGCCCCAAGGTTGCCTCTCTCGATCACGAGGACGCCCACAACTGCCTCACACGGGG ATGAAGAAGAATGCAGTAGCTGGAAAGCCACCTTCCAGTCTTCCCATGACTACACCTCCACCAACAACTATTTCATCTCTAAAGTTTGGACTACTTTCTTCTATACACACGAAGTCAGTTAATGCAAAAGTTGATAGCATATATCTAAGTGCATACATAGATGATGGTGCTGTCAAAACAACTGCAAGTCACTGA